The genomic window GCCTTCTAGAACGGCTCTAAAGCCTTCCTCGAACCAAGTGTAGTGTGTGCTCTCCATGGCCCTTTTCAGGAGGTGCAAATCAACTCCCCTCGCCTCCAGTGTTGAGTCAAAATCAGCCAGACCAAAGTCAATGAGGTAAACCTTCCCTTCCCGGAGTATCATGTTGCTCGTCGTTAAATCGCCGTGAACGATTCCAGCCCTGTGGAGCTTTCCTATCTGCCTTCCAATTTCCCTGCAAAGCTCCAGCCTTTTCTCCATTGGAACTTCCTCCAGGTGCTCCTTAAGGCGAACTCCCTCTATGAACTCCATGACGATGACCATGTCCCTCAGATTGACCTCGTAAACATGGGGACAGTTGACGCCAAACTCCTTTGCCCTGTGGAGGATTCTCGCCTCTCTAACGGTTCTCTCCTTCCTCAGTTTGAGGTCAATCTCGGGAATCCTGTACCTTTTGGGGATTCTATGCTTTACGATGACCTTTTCGTCAATTAGGGAAACGCCGAAAACCTCCCCGAAGGTTCCCTCGTAGATTTTCGCCTCGGCGCCTTGGGCTATGAGTTTCATCTCACCACCGTCTTTTAGCTCCAGTTTCAGGTTTTAGCCCTTTCTCTCGACCTTTCGCAGGTTTTTTGCCTATTGACCAAAATTAAGTCAAAAATTTGAACAATTTGAACCAAAAGTTTATATAGAACGCTGACGAACTGATTCCGCAAAAAGGTAAAACGTTTGGAGGAATGTCAAAATGAGCATGAGTGGACAGCCCGTTATAATACTCCCGGAGGGGACCCAGAGGTACGTTGGAAAGGACGCCCAGAGGCTCAACATCCTCGCCGCTAGGATTGTTGCTGAGACCATAAGAACCACACTCGGACCGAAGGGCATGGACAAGATGCTGGTTGACAGCCTTGGAGACATCGTCATCACCAACGACGGAGCCA from Thermococcus sp. includes these protein-coding regions:
- a CDS encoding Kae1-associated kinase Bud32, with protein sequence MKLIAQGAEAKIYEGTFGEVFGVSLIDEKVIVKHRIPKRYRIPEIDLKLRKERTVREARILHRAKEFGVNCPHVYEVNLRDMVIVMEFIEGVRLKEHLEEVPMEKRLELCREIGRQIGKLHRAGIVHGDLTTSNMILREGKVYLIDFGLADFDSTLEARGVDLHLLKRAMESTHYTWFEEGFRAVLEGYGEVLGEKAKEEIEEKIEEIESRGRYRERSWLKA
- a CDS encoding TCP-1/cpn60 chaperonin family protein; the protein is MSMSGQPVIILPEGTQRYVGKDAQRLNILAARIVAETIRTTLGPKGMDKMLVDSLGDIVITNDGA